A window of the Lepisosteus oculatus isolate fLepOcu1 chromosome 14, fLepOcu1.hap2, whole genome shotgun sequence genome harbors these coding sequences:
- the LOC138242508 gene encoding antigen WC1.1-like, with product MFKQLGCGDAVSAVGNGSFGPGNSTIWLDEVNCRGSELHLWDCWHPPLGQSDCRHKEDAGVICTGSTRTTPQTQLLGGLSVSLPVLLPLGALLFVMLALLVWQLIHNRKLRKALSKGAHTPYHDAVYELIEYKLAREGTYNISGRGRFLSDELPSGYNDVEDSEGDPVPGDSITSLKEEIPEHYDDAVTVPQRPDALSGWLFQSSPKEKPCTNPREMCSVKEEAPEHYDDAVTSPQSPDTVSGRLLSDETPSGYSDVGDSEGGTTLGVTHTGPGVDRVLHTLPSEEGAPAPDSTNYDDVGDEFQGEDGCCETDRAV from the exons ATGTTCAA acagctgggctgtggggacgCAGTGAGCGCAGTGGGAAACGGATCATTCGGACCAGGAAACAGCaccatctggctggacgaggtgaaCTGCAGGGGCAGTGAGCTCCACTTGTGGGATTGCTGGCACCCTCCCCTGGGACAGAGCGACTGTCGGCACAAGGAGGACGCTGGGGTCATCTGTACAG GCAGCACCAGGACAACACCCCAGACACAGCTTCTGGGAGGCCTCTCCGTCTCGCTCCCGGTCCTCCTGCCACTGGGGGCTCTGCTTTTTGTGATGTTGGCCCTGTTAGTGTGGCAGCTGATCCACAACAGGAAGCTGAGGAAAG CCCTATCTAAGGGAGCACACACCCCCTATCATGATGCTGTCTACGAGCTAATAGAGTACAAACTGGCCAGAGAGGGAACCTACAACATCTCCGGGAGAG ggagattcCTCTCTGACGAGCTGCCCTCTGGATACAATGATGTGGAGGATAGTGAGGGAGACCCAGTACCAG GAGACTCGATAACGTCTCTGAAAGAAGAGATCCCAGAGCACTATGATGATGCTGTAACTGTACCTCAGAGACCAGACGCTTTGTCAGGTTGGTTATTTCAGTCCAGTCCCAAAGAGAAACCCTGCACCAATCCCA GAGAGATGTGCTCTGTGAAAGAAGAGGCTCCAGAGCACTATGATGATGCTGTAACTTCGCCCCAGAGCCCAGACACTGTGTCAG GGAGACTCCTCTCTGACGAGACACCCTCTGGATACAGTGATGTGGGGGACAGTGAGGGAGGCACCACTTTAG GTGTCACCCACACTGGCCCTGGAGTGGACAGGGTCCTGCACACACTGCCCTCTGAAGAAGGAGCCCCTGCCCCTGACAGTACTAACTACGATGATGTTGGGGACGAGTTTCAGGGAGAGGATGGGTGCTGTGAGACTGACAGGGCTGTCTGA